Genomic DNA from Methanosarcina sp. MTP4:
GGCAGGAAGCAGGTCCTCCTTATCCATACCAGGGGTATGCCTCTTGAAAAAGACATAAACCTTTCCGAGATTGCTGACGTGACCCACGGTTTCGTGGGCGCGGACCTGTCTTCCCTTTGTAAGGAAGCTGCCATGCACGCCCTCAGGCGGATCACTCCCGATATTGATATCGATGAAGAGATCCCTCAGGAGGTCCTGGACAACCTGGAGGTCAAGAAGGAAGACTTCAGAGAAGCCCTGAAGAACATCGAACCCTCTGCAATGCGTGAAGTCTTTGTGGAAGTGGCCCATGTGGAATGGGGAGACATCGGAGGGCTTGAAAAAGCAAAACAGGAACTTGTCGAAGCCGTGGAATGGCCTCTCAAGTACCCCGAAATGTTCAGGTTAGTCAAAATAAAGCCTCCCAGGGGAGTGCTGCTTTTCGGGCCGCCGGGTACGGGGAAGACCCTGCTTGCAAAAGCCGTTGCCAGTGAAAGCGATGCTAACTTTATCAGCATCAAGGGCCCCGAACTTCTCAGCAAGTACGTTGGGGAATCCGAGCGGGCGATCCGGGAGACTTTCCGGAAGGCAAAGCAGGCTGCTCCAACGGTGGTGTTCTTTGACGAGATCGATTCCATTGCTCCCCAGAGGAGTGCCGTTTCGGATACCCACGTTTCCGAAAGGGTTGTAAGCCAGATCCTGACCGAACTTGACGGGATCGAGGAGCTTAAAGATGTTATCATCGTGGCTGCCACGAACCGTCCGGATATGGTAGACCCGGCTCTCCTTCGTCCGGGACGTTTCGACAGGCTCATATACATAAGGCCTCCCGATAAGGCTAGCAGGGAGAAAATCTTTGGGATCCACCTGAAAGATAAACCCCTTGCAGAAGATGTAAGCTTTAGCGAACTTGCAGAGAAAACCGAGGGTTATGTGGGAGCCGATATCGAAGGTATTTGCAGGGAAGCTGCAATGCTTGCCCTCCGGGAAGTGATCTGCTCCGGGATCAGCAGAAAGGAGCTCATGGAAAGGGCAAGGAACATCAAGCTTACGAAGAAGCACTTTGGACAGGCAGTCCGCCGGGTGAAACCCACAACCTCAAGGGAGACGCTCGGGATTTACGAACAAAGTGCCGAACTCTTTGCTAAACATGCCACCGAGATTGACGAAGGAGTTTGCGAAATTAGTAATGAATAACCGGAACCTTAAGTCGTGGAAGAGGCAGACACAGTCCTGACTCCGGGGAAGATATGGCTGTTTGGAGACATTAAGGCTGTTTGGAGACACATTCTCTGCCGGGGCATTTCCGGGCCATTGAATGTTGATTAAAGCTGGTTTTTATTAAACCGGCTTATGACTTTTTGACTTATTGATTTCACGACTTAAAGATGATTTCACGACTAATGGATGCCTACCGGCTAAAATGATGACTTCTGACATAGATGACTATCCGAAAAAATAGATGCCTACCGGATATTAATATATGGAGTGATGAATATGGTGGACAGAGACTGGAGAAAAAGGAGAAGTTTCTTTGATGAAATGTTCGGGATCGATCCCCTGCAGGACATAGAAGAGATGTTCGATCGTATCAGCAGGGCCATGGGAATGGACATGAACATGAACGATTTCGAGAAACATCCCTTCGTCTACGGCTTTTCCATAACCCGGCAGCCGGGGGAAGAACCTGAGGTCCGGGAGTTCGGGAATATCCCGTCCGCCTTTGAACGGCGGGATGAAACCGAGGGGCAGCACTACTCTGACATGCGAAGACCCCTGATCGATGTTCTGGAAGACGAGGAGACTGTGCATGTGATTGCGGAGATGCCGGGAATCAAAAAAGAAAATATCCGGTTGAACGCAACTGATTTAATACTTGAAATCGAAACAGTAAATGGGAATCCAAAATATTCCGAACGTGTGGAACTGCCCGTAAAGGTGGACCCCCAGAGCGCAAAAGCCACATACAAAAACGGTGTGCTGGAAGTTATCTTTAAGCGGCTGGAATCCAGTTCCCGGACTTCTATCGATATCGAGTGAAGTTTTCCGAGTAAAGTTTTCCGGAGCGCAAGGAAAAGCAGAGGTAATAATGGTGGGCGCAAGAAAAAGAAAAGATTTCTTTGAAGACTTTGGATCCGAACTTTTTGACAATCTAGAAGAGATGATAGATGCCCTCCTGGATGAGATGGGGGAATCCTCTCCCTTTGTTTATGGATTTTCCATCATCCACCGCCCGGGCGAAGACCCGGAGATCCGGGAGTTCGGAAACGTTTCTGAATCTTCCCAGGAGGAAGGGGATTTCGTTTCCCCTGAAGCTAAAGAACCTTTGATCGATGTATTCGAAACTGATGAAACGGTTCAGGTACTTGCAGAGTTTCCAGAAGCCGAAAAAGAAGATGTCTGCCTGCGGGCAACAGCCAGTTCCCTTGAAATCATGGTTTCAGGACTTTCCGGCAGTTACTCGGAAAATGTGGAGCTTCCGGTTCCGGTAGACCCTAAGAGTGCGAAGGCAAGTTACAAAAACGGTGTACTTGAAGTGACCTTCAGGCGCTATCTGGAAGAAGGCCCCATAACAATTGATATTGAGTAAAGGGATTTAGAGAAATCCCGAATGGACCTGAAGAAACCCAAAAGAAATCAACAAAATAATCTGAAAAAACCCGAGTGAAAATCCGAACAGAAACCCGAAAGAAACCCTGATAATTGAGACCCTGTCAAATTTGAATGGTGCTTTAATGAAGCTTAAATAAATCCATCAAAAGGGTTTCGAATAATAACAACCCCTCCAAAAAAGTCTAAAAATTCTGGGAACTTTCTGAAAATACTTGAAACTTCTGGAAGGTTCTTCTGGAGCCGGTGAAAGAGATATTGAGAAAATTATATCAGGGGAACAAATGAGAATAAGCAGAAGAAGGTGCAAACTTTCTTTTGCGTTTTGCTTTTCTGAAGTGGCCTTTTAACTTGCTGACCAGATATTTTTTCCGTCTGTACCCCAAAATAAAAATCGTTTATGTTTGATTTGAATTGTTTGATTTGAATTGTTTGATTTGAATTGTTTGATTTGAATTGTTTGATAGGAATTCTGTCATATTGGGATTTTTTTTCATATTTTTTATAAACATCTTAGGCAGATTTTTTATTTGCTTTTGATTTTTTTTGTCTGACTATTTACTATTGCGAATAGTTTTTCCTTTTTTCTGTCTGATCTGTTTTCTAACTACTCCGGTTTTTTGGAAATTTTGTCTAATAAACATTTTTCCTTTTTTTTTCCTTTTTTTGCATAAATATTCGTTTTTTCGACCAATTTTTCCAGGCAACTTCTATAATTTCATAAAAATATCTCTGAGTTTTCCTTTTGAAATATACAAAATATTTTTTGTTATATTTGATTATATTTATATAATTTTTTCATACGAATTGCATAATTCTATTTTTATTGTGTTATTTAAATATATTGTAAAAAATTTATATTTTTAATGTTTAGCTTTTTGTTTTTGAAATTTTCCTTCAAAAAAATATCTATTTACAGAATGCTATAATTTTTACTGATGTCGGAGGGGCTCATTTATTTACTTCCTTTATTACGCAACTAAAATTCTTTTCACAATATCTAAAAAATTTCAATTAAATTGGAATTAAGGAAAATTTGTGGGTTTGATGGGAGGATATCACACCGTTATTTGGGAATATGTGGGTAGGGTTTCTTATGAAGGTTTGGACAAAAAATAGTTTGCTTGATATTGAAGAGGCCTAAAACAAAAACCGAAACATTTTTACTATATGACAAAAGAGTATAGGCTGAGGAAAATAGAGGCTAACTACATCTCTTTATTTTCTACGTGGATTGAATTTTGGATTGAAATTTTTATGCCTGACTATTAACACTAATTGAATCTATAAACAATTTCAGAGGTTGGGTTGATGATTCATGGATCCATTTAATGCAATAGTAATAGCTGTCTTTTTACCATTTATACTTGCATGGACATTACCCGCATTATATAGTGTATTTAAGCAAAGGATAGGCTGGATTGCAGCAGGCATTGCGTTTGTCTGCTTTGTACTGAGTGTCCAGGTTATCCCTTACGCTATGGCGGGTACTCCCGTAAAGGGTTCGTGGGTATGGTTGCCGACAGCGGGTCTTTCTTTTGACATTTATGGGGACGGTCTTGCCGTTCTCCTGGCGCTAATCGTTTCGGGTATTGGTGTTATCATCATGTCCTATTCAAACGGTTATATGTCCACAAAAGAAGACCTGCCAAGGTACTACCAGTGGCTCTTACTCTTTATGGGCGCCATGCTGGGCGTGGCCTACACGGATAACACGATCCAGATGTTTATTTTTTGGGAACTGACTAGTATCACATCGTTCATGCTTATCGGATACTGGAGAGAAAGACCAGAATCCGTATACGGCGCAACCAAAGCCCTACTGGTGACGGCTGGTGGCGGACTTTTCATGTTCTTAGGTTTCCTGCTGCTTCGGGTTGCTTCAGGTACCTACGGGATATCGGAGGTTGCCCAGAGTGCTGAACTGCTCTCGGCAGTTCATGGAAGTGAGCTTTACCTTGTAACCCTCATCCTGATCTTTATCGGGGCTGCTTCCAAATCGGCACAGGGACCCTTCTATATTTGGCTGCCCAATGCTATGGAAGCTCCGACTCCTGTAAGTGCATTCCTGCACTCGGCTACAATGGTCAAGGCTGGTGTTTACCTTGTTGCAAGGCTACACCCCATCTTTTCGGGAACTCCCGAATGGCTGATCATTGTTTCAGGAACAGGGATGATCACCATGGTGATGGCGGGTTTCATGGCCTTCCGGCAGACGGACATCAAAGGTATTCTGGCTTATTCGACAATCAGCCAGTTGGCTTACCTGATGACCATGTACGGCTACAGTACGGCCGAACATCCGGGCCTGGGATTCGCTGCAGCGACTTTCCACATGCTAAACCACTCTACCTTTAAAGCTACGCTCTTCCTGATGGCGGGTATTGTGGCTCATGAGACTGCCACCCGAGACATACGAAAACTGGGTGGTTTGCGAAAGGAGATGCCAAAAACATTTATCATCGGCGTGATTGCAGCAGCTTCCATGGCAGGTGTGCCCCCACTCAACGGTTTCCTGAGCAAGGAAATGTTCTATGAAACATCTCTTGAGATCGGTGCGCTGGTTACGGAAACCTACGGAGGGCCCTGGAACATCATCTTCCCGGTGGTTGCAGTGATGGGTGGTGTGTTCACCCTTATGTATTCCATCAGGTTGATAGATGGGATTTTCCTTGGAGAAAGGACCAAAGACCCGGACATCCCTCACCATGTGCATGAAGCTCCCTGGGTTATGCTGACTCCGGCCTTCTTCCTGGTAGGTCTGATCATTTTCTTCGGTATCTATCCGAAGTTCCCGATTGAGACTCTGATCCAGCCTGCATACAGTGGTCAGGTTCCAGGTGCCGAACACCTGCACGTAGCGCTATGGCATGGAGTTACAACTCCGCTTTTGATGACGATTGCAACCTTTGCCATCGGTATCGTGCTTTACAAGTTCTATGACCCGCTCGCTGCCTGGCAGAACAGTTTCAACGCCAAGCTCCCCTGGGTCAGCGTGAACTACTGGTACGATGCAACCGTAAACAATGCAAAGGGTATATGCAAGAAGTTTGCAATCGTTACTCAACCAGGTCCCCTGGGAGGCTATATTAAGATCGTGCAGCTTTTCATGATCTTCCTGGTAGTGGCCCCGTTCCTGGCTTATTTCGGGTTAGGATACGGTTTCGCAGACATACTTCCTGGCGGGTTGAACTTCGCTTCGGAGCCCTATGAAATCGTGCTCTATGCCCTGATAATTGTGTCAGCTTTGGGTGCTGCGATAATCCCGAGATACCTGCCTGCAGTCCTATCCCTCTCGGCTGTCGGTTTCCTGGTATCTTTGCTCTACATGTACCTCAAGGCTCCAGACCTTGCAATGACCCAGGTCTGTGTGGAAACGCTTTCCACCATTATTTTCATCCTGGTGATCATCAAGATCCCTCAGAAATTCAAGGAGCCGATGCCAGCAGGCAAAGTCCTGGTGAACCTGATAATTTCGGGTGCAGTTGCGTTTTCAGTCTTCGCAATTATGGTAAACGCAGGCATTGGGATCCTTGCACCTTTCGAGTCCTTCTCTCACTACTTCATGGAATACAGCCTGCAACTGACGGGTGGACTCAATGTGGTAAACGTGATAGTCGTCGACTTCAGAGGTTATGATACCATTGGAGAAATTTCAGTGCTGTCCCTCGCAGCTCTGGGTGTCTATAACTTGATACTCAGCAGATCCGGATCAGCGGCTGAAGGAGGTGAGGAAGAATGACCACGATAATAACCAAAACAATCGCAAAGATCTGTTTGATGGTGGACATGCTCTA
This window encodes:
- a CDS encoding CDC48 family AAA ATPase; the protein is MTEDVNLRVAEAYHKDVGRGIARIDTRLMQQMGLVSGDIIEISGKANTYAIVWPNVERGPGQENRIRIDGNLRSNAKVGIDDKVTIQKVRAKHAQRVTLTPSQSVRLVGGAHYILRIIEGRPLNKGQQIRVETVNNPLTFVVTSTKPAGPVVVTKDTEIVIKEKSLEEIKTPEGISYEDIGGLRREIQLVREMIELPLRHPELFQKLGIEPPKGVLLHGPPGTGKTLIAKAVASETDSNFITISGPEIVSKYYGESEHKLREIFEEAERDAPSIIFIDEIDSIAPKREEVTGEMERRVVAQLLSLMDGLQSRGEVVVIAATNRPNSIDEALRRGGRFDREIEIGIPDRNGRKQVLLIHTRGMPLEKDINLSEIADVTHGFVGADLSSLCKEAAMHALRRITPDIDIDEEIPQEVLDNLEVKKEDFREALKNIEPSAMREVFVEVAHVEWGDIGGLEKAKQELVEAVEWPLKYPEMFRLVKIKPPRGVLLFGPPGTGKTLLAKAVASESDANFISIKGPELLSKYVGESERAIRETFRKAKQAAPTVVFFDEIDSIAPQRSAVSDTHVSERVVSQILTELDGIEELKDVIIVAATNRPDMVDPALLRPGRFDRLIYIRPPDKASREKIFGIHLKDKPLAEDVSFSELAEKTEGYVGADIEGICREAAMLALREVICSGISRKELMERARNIKLTKKHFGQAVRRVKPTTSRETLGIYEQSAELFAKHATEIDEGVCEISNE
- the hsp20 gene encoding archaeal heat shock protein Hsp20: MDRDWRKRRSFFDEMFGIDPLQDIEEMFDRISRAMGMDMNMNDFEKHPFVYGFSITRQPGEEPEVREFGNIPSAFERRDETEGQHYSDMRRPLIDVLEDEETVHVIAEMPGIKKENIRLNATDLILEIETVNGNPKYSERVELPVKVDPQSAKATYKNGVLEVIFKRLESSSRTSIDIE
- the hsp20 gene encoding archaeal heat shock protein Hsp20 gives rise to the protein MVGARKRKDFFEDFGSELFDNLEEMIDALLDEMGESSPFVYGFSIIHRPGEDPEIREFGNVSESSQEEGDFVSPEAKEPLIDVFETDETVQVLAEFPEAEKEDVCLRATASSLEIMVSGLSGSYSENVELPVPVDPKSAKASYKNGVLEVTFRRYLEEGPITIDIE
- the mbhE gene encoding hydrogen gas-evolving membrane-bound hydrogenase subunit E → MDPFNAIVIAVFLPFILAWTLPALYSVFKQRIGWIAAGIAFVCFVLSVQVIPYAMAGTPVKGSWVWLPTAGLSFDIYGDGLAVLLALIVSGIGVIIMSYSNGYMSTKEDLPRYYQWLLLFMGAMLGVAYTDNTIQMFIFWELTSITSFMLIGYWRERPESVYGATKALLVTAGGGLFMFLGFLLLRVASGTYGISEVAQSAELLSAVHGSELYLVTLILIFIGAASKSAQGPFYIWLPNAMEAPTPVSAFLHSATMVKAGVYLVARLHPIFSGTPEWLIIVSGTGMITMVMAGFMAFRQTDIKGILAYSTISQLAYLMTMYGYSTAEHPGLGFAAATFHMLNHSTFKATLFLMAGIVAHETATRDIRKLGGLRKEMPKTFIIGVIAAASMAGVPPLNGFLSKEMFYETSLEIGALVTETYGGPWNIIFPVVAVMGGVFTLMYSIRLIDGIFLGERTKDPDIPHHVHEAPWVMLTPAFFLVGLIIFFGIYPKFPIETLIQPAYSGQVPGAEHLHVALWHGVTTPLLMTIATFAIGIVLYKFYDPLAAWQNSFNAKLPWVSVNYWYDATVNNAKGICKKFAIVTQPGPLGGYIKIVQLFMIFLVVAPFLAYFGLGYGFADILPGGLNFASEPYEIVLYALIIVSALGAAIIPRYLPAVLSLSAVGFLVSLLYMYLKAPDLAMTQVCVETLSTIIFILVIIKIPQKFKEPMPAGKVLVNLIISGAVAFSVFAIMVNAGIGILAPFESFSHYFMEYSLQLTGGLNVVNVIVVDFRGYDTIGEISVLSLAALGVYNLILSRSGSAAEGGEEE